In Penaeus chinensis breed Huanghai No. 1 chromosome 19, ASM1920278v2, whole genome shotgun sequence, a single genomic region encodes these proteins:
- the LOC125035054 gene encoding vesicle-associated membrane protein 3-like: MMQPENPTVKDPAQVAANNRLAQTQQQVNEVVDIMKTNVERIMEREDRLTELDRRADNLTMSAAEFQTTSRKLKKKYWWKNTKMTIILVCVVIVVIIIIVFACVGIPSGGSSGGGTPAVTTAAPPPVTATT, from the exons ATGATGCAACCGGAGAATCCCACGGTTAAGGATCCTGCCCAG GTGGCAGCCAACAACCGACTGGCTCAAACACAACAGCAAGTGAATGAGGTGGTTGACATTATGAAAACCAATGTGGAGCGGATAATGGAGAGGGAAGACAGGCTGACGGAGCTGGACAGGAGAGCTGACAACCTGACT ATGAGCGCGGCGGAGTTCCAGACGACCTCGCGCAAACTCAAGAAGAAGTACTGGTGGAAGAACACGAAGATGACCATCATCCTAGTATGCGtggtcatcgtcgtcatcatcatcattgtcttcgcCTGCGTCGGGATCCCGTCAGGAGGCAGTAGCGGCGGTGGAACGCCTGCTGTGACAACGGCTGCCCCTCCGCCTGTCACGGCTACAACTTAG